The DNA segment GCATCTTCAAAGTCTATTACCCGGTAACAGATATCATCGGCAGCTTCCACCAGGTACACAAAAGGATGGCGGGCATATACATTTTGTTGCGCATGCTGCTGCGGGATGCCCAGTTCCTGCGCAATGTATTGGTAAGTGCTGATCTCCGAATCAAAGAAACCCGACTTTTTGGTGATGAGCTGCTGTTTATTGAATCCGCTCAGTGAATCGGAAGGATATTTAACAATAGAAGCCAGCGTAGCATAGGTGAGCCGGAAGCCACCGGTACTATCCTCTCCAAAGCTATGGGTGAGTGTGCGGAATGCATTGGCATTGCCTTCGAAGTACAGGAAGTCCCGTTGCTGGTTAGGTGTTAGTGTATCTTCAAAACGTTGTTTCGCTTCACCGGCCAATTCGCGAAAGAAGGTGCGGATGGCCTCTTCGCCGGAATGGCCAAAAGGAGGATTGCCAATATCATGCGCCAGGCAGCCGGCAGCAATGACCGATGGCAATTCATATTTATAAAACTCCCTGAAATCTTCTCCCGCATCAGGATATTTGGCAGCCAGGGCATCGCCCACGGCTTTCCCGAGGGAACGCCCTACGGAAGCTACTTCAAGACTATGGGTTAAACGGTTGTGCACAAACACAGGGCCGGGTAATGGGAATACCTGTGTTTTATTCTGCAGCCTGCGGAAGGCGGAAGAGAATATGATGCGGTCATAATCCCGCAGGAAAGAGGTACGAAGGGCATCGGTATAGGTGGCCGATCTGTTTTCACCACCTGTGCGGCGGGTGCTGTAGAGTTGCTGCCAGTTCATTGATATTTTTTCATTAACTGGTAAAGGATCTTATCATCCGGTGCGTCAAGTACCCGCCCCAGCGTATCCTGCAGAAAATGCCGTTTGAAGGCGCGGATAGCGGCTGTCGTATCAGCCAGGTCATATCCCACCAGCCGCAATGCGGTGAGGTGATCGAAGGAAGGCGGTATAATGATGTTGGTGGTATCGTCATACCACTGACCAAAGCCGCGCTGCGACAGGCGCTGCCAGGGGAAGAATACATTGGGATCATTCTTACGTTTAGGCGCTATGTCACCATGCCCGATAAAGTTGGCCGTTGGAATGCTGTATTTCCGCTTCAGTGTATCCAGGAGTTTGATCAGGCTTACGATCTGCGGCTCGGCAAACGTTTCATACCCATCATTATCCAACTCAATACCTATTGAGGACGAATTAATGTCTGTATTATTACCCCATTTGCTCACACCGGCCTGCCAGGCGCGCAGGTAATCATTGAGCATGTGGTGCACGGTCCCATCTTCACAGATCACATAGTGAGCGCTTACCTTAGTACGTTGCAGCGTAAAGGTCCTAAGCGTTTGCTCACAGGATTTCTGGGCAGTGTGGTGAATGATCACAAAGTTGGGCTTGCGCAGATCAAAGTTGACAGTACCTACGGCATAAGACGGCGACACAATCGAATCCAATGTCATGGGCGGCGGCAGGGGCCGCAGGCTTTTGGACAGTGTTTTGGATTGCTTTTTATAAGTCCTGTTGGTAGCTGCGTAGGGGTTGTGGGCACAACTGTGCACGGCGGCTGTAAGTGACAATATTATACAGATGGCCGGTATTATTCGGGCGAAAGCGTGCATAATACAGTATGGATTTGATCGGAATAACTGAAACAGGTTTTACCGCTTGCGTTGCGGAGGGCCGTATCTTCTTTTGTTTTTATGCTTGGGTCTGGACGAATTATTATGGGCGCGGTAATCAGGCACAGGTCCCAGCTCCTGGGGAACCATCGCTTTTTTTACCGGCTTACCCAGCAGGGCTTCAATATCGGCAAAACGGCGTTGTTCTTTTTCACTGATGAAGGTGATGGCCATCCCGTCCGATTCGGCCCTGGCTGTACGGCCGATCCGGTGAATATAGTCTTCCCCGTCATGTGGCACATCATAATTGATCACCAGGTCAATATTGTCTATATCAATACCCCGGGAGAGAATATCAGTAGCTACCAATATAGGAATGCGACCGCTTTTGAAATCCAGCAATACGTTTTCACGATCGGCCTGTTCCAGGTCGGAATGCATCTCAGCTATTTTGAAGCGGGCCCTTTGTAATTCCCGGTTGAGCTGTTTTACATTCTGCTTGCGGGAGCAGAAGATGAGCACCATTTTAAAATGCGTATGCCGCAGGATGTATTGAATAAGGGGCAGTTTCTGGGGTTCGTAAACCACAAAAGCCTCCTGTATGATCTTTTCTGGTGGTTTAGAAATAGCGATGTTCACTTCTTCCGGATTGTGCAGGATCTTCCGGGCCAGTGAGCGGATCTTTTCGGCCATGGTGGCTGAGAAGAGCAGGTTCTGGCGTTTTGCCGGCA comes from the Paraflavitalea devenefica genome and includes:
- a CDS encoding deoxyguanosinetriphosphate triphosphohydrolase, translating into MNWQQLYSTRRTGGENRSATYTDALRTSFLRDYDRIIFSSAFRRLQNKTQVFPLPGPVFVHNRLTHSLEVASVGRSLGKAVGDALAAKYPDAGEDFREFYKYELPSVIAAGCLAHDIGNPPFGHSGEEAIRTFFRELAGEAKQRFEDTLTPNQQRDFLYFEGNANAFRTLTHSFGEDSTGGFRLTYATLASIVKYPSDSLSGFNKQQLITKKSGFFDSEISTYQYIAQELGIPQQHAQQNVYARHPFVYLVEAADDICYRVIDFEDAHRLNIISIDTLKDLFLAFFDHAAGYDARDRVEESCNKIKDDNRKVEFLRARLINLLINRVSTVFMEKEAELLNGKVAKSLIDYLPPLELELIKKIDDFSVEHIYNHRSVVEIEIAGYNVIGELLKEFFTAVITHKAAKSKKLLQLIPEQFVVTGQPDKLYQDTQSVVDFIAGMTDLYAVDIFRKVTGITFPQIK
- a CDS encoding N-acetylmuramoyl-L-alanine amidase; translated protein: MHAFARIIPAICIILSLTAAVHSCAHNPYAATNRTYKKQSKTLSKSLRPLPPPMTLDSIVSPSYAVGTVNFDLRKPNFVIIHHTAQKSCEQTLRTFTLQRTKVSAHYVICEDGTVHHMLNDYLRAWQAGVSKWGNNTDINSSSIGIELDNDGYETFAEPQIVSLIKLLDTLKRKYSIPTANFIGHGDIAPKRKNDPNVFFPWQRLSQRGFGQWYDDTTNIIIPPSFDHLTALRLVGYDLADTTAAIRAFKRHFLQDTLGRVLDAPDDKILYQLMKKYQ
- a CDS encoding DEAD/DEAH box helicase, whose translation is MNFTEFGLDPALMESIESTGYEVATPIQEQVIPIILQGRDIIACAQTGTGKTAAFLLPIIHRLLQHSNDGQVNCIVLVPTRELAIQIAQNLEGLSYFTSISSIAVYGGNDGMNFATEKNALSKGVDFVICTPGRLIAHLNMGYVKLSGLQYLVLDEADRMLDMGFHDDIMKIISHLPAKRQNLLFSATMAEKIRSLARKILHNPEEVNIAISKPPEKIIQEAFVVYEPQKLPLIQYILRHTHFKMVLIFCSRKQNVKQLNRELQRARFKIAEMHSDLEQADRENVLLDFKSGRIPILVATDILSRGIDIDNIDLVINYDVPHDGEDYIHRIGRTARAESDGMAITFISEKEQRRFADIEALLGKPVKKAMVPQELGPVPDYRAHNNSSRPKHKNKRRYGPPQRKR